A section of the Parasteatoda tepidariorum isolate YZ-2023 chromosome 6, CAS_Ptep_4.0, whole genome shotgun sequence genome encodes:
- the LOC107444147 gene encoding uncharacterized protein — translation MMVIEECKFNQSIEELGCVPFTVDYPHNDTLCRFCKDCLNQTRIGENCTDLLRKYNQPCENIQYSMNTEEKIVYNTYRYKSSFMRRAVVRIYLHLHKIAHH, via the exons ATG ATGGTGATAGAAGAATGCAAATTTAATCAAAGCATTGAAGAGTTAGGATGTGTTCCTTTTACCGTTGATTATCCTCATAATGACACATTGTGCAGATTTTGCAAAGACTGCTTAA ATCAAACTAGGATTGGAGAAAACTGCACAGATTTGTTAAGAAAGTATAATCAGCCTTGCGA AAACATTCAATATAGTATGAATACGGAAGAAAAAATTGTGTACAATACATATAGATAT aaaagtTCATTTATGCGAAGAGCTGTGgtaagaatttatttacatttacataaaatagcacatcattaa